A window of the Arenibacter algicola genome harbors these coding sequences:
- a CDS encoding glycoside hydrolase family 16 protein — MKLTPVFLFLFVLGFAFAQRPAQGPMSKKRFNPEKMGYKLVWEDNFRGKTLDTTKWTVRGVGPRAIAYVSEEAVKVEKGYLKLYALKKGDSLLGSAVGTQGKFMSKYGYYECRAKLQKSQGVWAAFWLQSPQISQGEDPSKYGAEIDVMEFFKKLGTDIVSHNVHWAYGPYQQSTKGMQSYRRGVSLWFHTFGLEWFPDRYIFYVDGYKYYEVTVGISNIEEYMILSMEYPGKKEEILKTIFPDVFMVDYVKVYQKEEGY, encoded by the coding sequence ATGAAGTTAACCCCTGTATTTTTATTCCTGTTTGTTTTGGGATTTGCTTTTGCGCAACGCCCAGCACAGGGACCTATGTCCAAAAAGCGGTTTAATCCCGAAAAAATGGGCTATAAATTGGTATGGGAAGATAACTTTAGGGGCAAAACTTTGGATACTACAAAATGGACCGTAAGAGGAGTGGGGCCAAGGGCCATAGCTTATGTGTCCGAGGAAGCGGTAAAAGTGGAAAAAGGATATCTAAAATTATATGCCCTTAAAAAAGGAGACTCTCTCTTGGGCAGTGCCGTAGGTACCCAAGGTAAGTTTATGTCCAAATATGGCTATTACGAATGTAGGGCCAAATTACAAAAATCACAGGGGGTTTGGGCTGCATTTTGGTTACAATCCCCCCAGATAAGCCAAGGGGAGGATCCGTCCAAATATGGGGCTGAAATAGATGTAATGGAGTTTTTTAAAAAATTGGGGACCGATATAGTATCGCACAATGTGCATTGGGCCTATGGGCCCTATCAGCAATCTACCAAGGGAATGCAGAGTTACCGCAGAGGGGTAAGTTTGTGGTTTCATACTTTTGGATTGGAATGGTTTCCCGACAGATATATTTTTTATGTTGATGGGTATAAATATTATGAGGTTACGGTAGGAATCTCCAATATTGAGGAATATATGATCTTAAGCATGGAATACCCGGGAAAAAAGGAAGAGATATTAAAAACGATTTTCCCCGATGTATTTATGGTCGATTACGTTAAGGTTTACCAAAAAGAGGAGGGTTATTAA
- a CDS encoding GNAT family N-acetyltransferase encodes MKIALLQESDVNPDMEQQLAGLFRQLNADIKQMNLKQVLDPENPICLVYCKEGDKVLGMALMCTYTVISGFKGWVEDVVVDVEHRGKGLGRKLMEKLVELGKEKGLTEILLFSADKRIEAINLYKSLGFKEKESRIYVLKTESLIKKG; translated from the coding sequence ATGAAAATAGCCCTACTACAAGAATCTGACGTAAACCCTGATATGGAACAGCAACTGGCCGGATTGTTCCGCCAATTGAATGCGGATATAAAACAGATGAACCTGAAACAGGTGCTCGACCCTGAAAATCCTATTTGCCTAGTATATTGTAAGGAAGGTGATAAGGTATTGGGAATGGCTTTGATGTGCACTTATACCGTTATATCGGGGTTTAAGGGCTGGGTTGAGGATGTGGTTGTAGATGTGGAACACCGGGGTAAGGGTTTAGGCCGAAAATTAATGGAGAAATTGGTAGAATTGGGAAAGGAAAAAGGCCTTACCGAAATCCTTCTTTTTAGCGCGGATAAGCGAATAGAAGCCATTAATCTATATAAAAGTTTGGGTTTTAAAGAAAAGGAAAGTCGTATTTACGTGCTTAAAACCGAATCTTTGATTAAAAAGGGTTAA